The Benincasa hispida cultivar B227 chromosome 11, ASM972705v1, whole genome shotgun sequence genome has a segment encoding these proteins:
- the LOC120091224 gene encoding ribosomal RNA small subunit methyltransferase nep-1 yields MVRPFAAKGKKRKKSEKYDRDDDDGESTVPAKKPTAENEPDEEPPKEDFHELEGIPIVPKDPNSDKHAGVIFVLERASLEVAKVGKNYQLLNSDDHSNFLRKNNRNPGDYRPDILHQALLAIFDSRIAKAGRLKAVYVKTEKGLLIEVKPYVRLPRTQKRFYGVMLQLLQKLSITAAGKREKLFRVIKNPVTQYLPANSRKMGFSHSSDKLVKMRNYLDAVEDDVDLVFVVGAMAHGKIETDYTDDLLAISEYPLSASCCIADICKDLAEKWNIG; encoded by the exons ATGGTTCGACCATTTGCGGCCAAggggaagaagagaaagaagtcGGAGAAGTACGACAGAGACGACGATGACGGAGAATCCACGGTTCCAGCCAAGAAGCCTACGGCGGAGAACGAACCTGACGAGGAACCACCCAAGGAAGACTTCCACGAGCTTGAAGGTATTCCTATTGTTCCAAAAGACCCCAACAGTGATAAACATGCGGGTGTCATCTTCGTCCTCGAAAGAGCTTCATTGGAGGTTGCCAAAGTTGGGAAG AATTACCAGCTGTTGAATTCTGATGACCACTCcaattttttgagaaaaaataacAGAAATCCGGGGGATTATAGACCTGATATCCTGCATCAA GCTCTTTTGGCGATATTCGATAGCCGAATTGCAAAGGCTGGGAGGTTGAAAGCTGTTTATGTGAAAACTGAGAAAGGTTTATTAATTGAAGTTAAACCATACGTTCGTCTTCCAAGGACGCAGAAACGATTTTATGGAGTTATGT TGCAATTGCTACAAAAGTTAAGCATCACAGCTGCGGGTAAGCGTGAGAAACTCTTTCGGGTGATAAAGAATCCTGTAACTCAGTACTTACCTGCAAATTCTCGTAAAATGG GCTTCTCGCATAGTTCAGACAAGTTGGTCAAGATGCGAAATTATTTGGATGCTGTCGAAGATGATGTAGACCTTGTTTTTGTG GTGGGTGCAATGGCTCATGGGAAAATTGAGACTGATTACACCGATGATCTTTTAGCAA TTTCTGAATATCCTCTCAGTGCTAGTTGCTGTATTGCGGATATTTGCAAAGATTTGGCAGAGAAATGGAATATAGGGTGA